Part of the Henckelia pumila isolate YLH828 chromosome 2, ASM3356847v2, whole genome shotgun sequence genome is shown below.
attaaatttttcgaaGTGTTTTTGTTATATTAATTCACCATTTTATTTATATAGTACAAGTaataaacaacaacaataccaCAATATCTAaacataaacatgattaattagattcataaaattattcaTACAAACAACGACGAATATTCACAAATCCACAagtataaaaacaaaaaatgtatCCGCGAAATAAAAAATGTGTCCACAAATATATTAAATTCGTTCGAGGACAATATTAGACCAGTAATTTTCTTCGCTAGATCAGGTGCATAATTGGAGACCTTCCATGCATAGTTGGAGACCTGCCAAATAATGAATTTAAACCTCTTAGATAAAAACTCGTGGGAAAAGATCAACAAATCTTCACCAACATAATCACAAGCActatgaaaatttggtaaatcGAAATTAgttatataaaattcattatacATCCAAATTAGTTATAATTGGTGGCAGATCAAAGAAAACACAATTATATACAAGTTTTATGTAAATATGTACTTCAAAGTATTTTCTGATCGACACCAGATTTCGAAAAGGCAGCAAGTGCAAACAAAATAGAATAGTTTCAGAAAAATGGGCATATCTCCCTAAATGTTTAGTCAAATGATCTAATCCCAACGCCAAATCGAAGGCAACACAGAGCACTATAAGTTTTAGTCATAGTGTATATTCAGAATTTGTATCGTTCAAGTTCATTCAACTCAATTTCTAAGCTATATCCACGCTGAACCTACTGTCAAAGCAGATTTGATATTTTAAAGCCTAAATTCATTGCATTCAACAATTCATTCAATCAGTATCGTAAAAAACTTGCACCATAATGCATGGACATGAAAGTGAGAAGAAAGTATATATTGAAAAGAATTCAATCAAGTGTACTTTCAGCTGGTTTTTAACATATCAAATGACAATTAATGATCGATCTTAATTCTTAAGAATGCGATCCAATCAGCTAAGCATCCCCAcactcaaaaaaataataaaaaatgaagCATATTTAGGAACCAAAACATAAAAAGTTTATAAACCAGAACACCAAAAATTGATCCAATCAACTAAGCATCCCAATTAATGTTCACCTATCAAATGATAAAACCAGAACACAAAAAGTTTGCAACTGTATTGCAGAATCCAGAAAGCAAGAAATTAGTCTACCTCAATTTTCTTTTGGAACCAAAAGTTGGTTCAATAATTCATTATTTATGATCTGACATTAAACTTCTAGTTTATACTTGGAGTGGAATAACTAGTAAGCACATGTATAACAATGCATATAACAATATCTATAATCTATCACAGAATAGAAATGCATATGCGCGCATACCGTAGTTTTGACGAACCCTTGTGACCTATAAATGGCTTTCACGAGGAACAGAATTTCATAGACTTCAATTGTCCCATGTACctgcaatcaaacaatacagtaaattattaattttataatttatatttgtaaaatagttaaaaaaacaaattgatTAATTCTATTATCGACCGAACTAACTTAGTTTAATTCCGTTCTGTTACTTCGATTTTCGCATAAATTTTTTCCGACTTCAATAGCCTAAAAAGAATTCAATTTTGTGTTACATCATCGGTTTTTATCCTCGCTTTCacaattttttccttttaaaaaatgaactgaaaaaagagagaaaacaTATGAATTTAACAATTGCAACTAGGGAAACAAAATGCGAAAAAAAAAGGAAACtgacaaaaatctaaaaataaaaaatataaaaatatatatataaagaataaaatataaagaaattaatattttgatataaaataattatgaaccaaaatccaaaaaaataaagaaaaaataataattaaaatatattaataaaaaaaattaaagattgGGTTGTGGGCGTTTACTCCCACAAATCCCCTATTGTGCCCACAGTAGGGGATCCGATCCCAAGATTTATAATTCCTTCAAAATTTAGGATTGATAATCATTTATAAATCTCTTTATTAACGAGTTTAAGaatttataatgatttttaattttgcaaCTAAACATAAAATTAATGAATATTAAGGCAAATAAATGCAATGTAATGGACCTTGACCCACGTTCATATGGCCAAAACTTCCCTAAACGACAATTGGAAATTTCTCATCATTTACCATGGAAAATATTATATAAGaagatattatattataatgagACAATTGGAAATTTCGATCGTAGCATATGCTAGCTAGATCCAAGGGTAACGCCTCATATGTTAAAAATTATAGGCCCTTTTTTCGGGCATTGGGTAGCATTGACACAACCGACAAAAAGATACCAATGAGATTCAAATTAAATTAGTTTggcaagaaataaataaatgtttGTAGTGAGAAAGCATTAATTAGGGTGAAGAAATAGCCTTAGGTATTCGGGTGGCATTCCCGAAATACTGATCCTTCCCGAATCCTTATTTCATTCCCGTCCCGAAACCCCAAAATACCGATCCTTCCCGAATCCTTATTTAATTCTCGTTCCGAAAAAATCTCAACACGACATTTTTCCGTCccaaatttttgggaattttctcgtcccgattaatatcgggaGAGAGATCAAGAATAAAACTTTATCCCGTCGGAATTTTTGACCCGTcttgaaataatattatatagtattttattaatagattgagctaaatattattgtgtttcaacccatataacaattaattgttgacttaattcgcataatttttattgttgaaaCGATCGAACAGTAGAATCACAAAATGacattttgttttatatattttttaaaccgttaaattaataatttaattaattcatatttataattatttaattagaacaaatatgtagaaTAAGAGATGTAATTTGTCATTCTAATAATTAACAAacaatatgatatttttctcTTGACAAAACCTTAAACATTAtccgaaatattttaatattatatgttttaagttgaatgtttattttttatttagaaatataaatttcaaaatagtatttttttaaaataaaataatcaattttttaaCGAAATcttgaaatgaaaaaaaaattcgggattTTCTCTCCCTACCCGATGAGATCCCCAATGTTCGGGAACCCGAAATATGTCGGGTATATATAGGATGGGGAGAGAAAAAGTTTTCCAATTTTTTTCGAGACGAAAATTGGGTAGAAAagttacgggacgggtcccgaccctaTTCTACCTCTATTACGTATATATACGCTAACTAAATTAAACcatgaaaaaaatcatattttttataatttttttatatactcgCGCGACTTGAAATTTGCATTATAATTTTCTcttgttttttcttttcttaattttaatgATCCTAACtaaacaaatataaaataactgGGAAATGGACTAAATTCACATCATCCTTgtacaattattttattataaattatatcacAATTTGATCTCCTGGGTACGCATTGTGCGCACCTGCGTGCGTGAACACTGGCTGATGTGAACATATATAGTTTATCAATTTTGGCtttatcataataattgattttataaaaaCATCCTCACATAATTTATTGAGTGTATACAAACCAAAGACCAAGTTGACAATGTTGTACACAATAGAAAAACATTTACATTAGTTCACACTTTTATAATTGATAAATAGATATTGGTATGACAGGAGaattattacttttttttttagcGAGTAACGAGAATTAATACTTGTAgtgcagattttttttttccaaaaaaaaaaaaaagaaaaggaactAAAATGTATGCAATTCCATTGGGACAGCCATTAGAGGTATGGTCTTTTTCAAAGTGAGCCCAAAACTTTCATTCATGTCGAGTTGTTGTGGGTTGAGTCCTCCATCAAGTTTCCAATCAAAGTTGTGTATCAAAGTAGCAACCATCATGTGCACCATACGATTCGCTAGCGGCAAGCCGGGACAAATTCTTCGGCCAGCACCAAATGGAACGAGCTCAAAATGCTGACCCTTGAAGTCTGTTTCGGTTTCTAAAAACCTTTCAGGGATAAATGACTCAGGATCCAACCATGTGCTGGAATCTCTCCCGATCGCCCATGCATTGATGAGGATTTGTGCATTTCTCGGGATCGTATAGCCATTGATTTCTGTATCTTCTCCTGCAGACTTGTGAGGTACCAACAAAGGGCCGGCTGGATGAAGCCTAAAAGTTTCTTTCACAACAGCTCTCAAATATGAGAGTCTTGAAATGTCCGATTCTGTAACTTGTTCATGATTCTTTCCAATTACTTCTCTTAATTCATTTTTTACGAGTAACATTTTATGTGGATGCCTTAGTAACTCTGACATAGCCCATTCCACTGTGCTTGATGTTGTGTCTGTACCCGCAACAAACAAATCCTAACACCACGTCCACAAGTTCATTAGAGACCATAATCTTGAAAAAGTGTATTAAGAGAATCAACACGGAAATTgatcgataaaaaaaaaaattcttcatcCCTTTTTTGAATCAAGAATGATTAATGATCGATTAAATTACGAGAAAAACCAAACATATCTAATgcatccaaaaaaaaatttgaagttgCGAACAATTCCGAAAAAGGAAAACAAATCAGTTAAAAGTCAAATTTTCACTACTTAAAATGAATTGTTATAGTAACTCTATGCATACTTGATGCTTAAAAACTAATTAGCACTTTGACAAAATGCAGAActcgaaattaaaaaaaaaaaaaaaatctcctaGTTCCTAATTCGTTAACAAAGCCACGTCAATTagtttaaattataattatatataatcaaatcGGACTATAGTTGTTTGAAaatgcattaaaaaaaaaaagaggaaaacgCTTAATTAATAATTTCATACAGTACTATTTATGTAGGGTGATGATCAGTCACTGCTCTGATCAAGTACGTACTATCTAATAATTTACTGGGtgattctatgctacaccgggtCATACActcattttgtgttttttattaatatatatgttcgcgcgaacattttgctgaaaaaaaatcatgtgaACCCCGTCTGTactttttttgtcatttaaaatgatatttttttgtcatttcgagagatgttcgcgcgaacatttcaaaaaaattaggtAGTGTTTACCAAATGTATCATAGAATCACCCTAATTTACTCACCAGAAGTAGATGTTTGATATCAAGAATGCTCAGTTCAGAGTCGTTTCTTTGATTAATATCCAGCAGAGAATCTAACATGTCATTTTTCAATCTCGTACCAGCCCTCATTTCCAGCCGTTTTCCAATGATTTCCTCGAATATATGGAAACATCTCCTGAAATAAACAGTGTTCTTCCTCAAAATCCCCTGCGGATCCAACGATCTAAGCACCGGGAAATAATCCGCAAGATTCGGCTTCCCAAGATACTCCATTATCCCACACACCACTTCCCTGAGTTCTTCACACGAACCCGAATCAAAAGCTGCGAATTCCTCGGAGAAAAGGGTGGCCGACATCAGATTAAGCGACGTCGTAAATGAAGCTCTCCCGATATCCACAGCCTTGCCATCGACGCAGCAACCATGCACATACTCGCACAGTTTCTGCAACCGATCCCTCCTCAAACCCTGGCTCGAATCCAGACTCGGAGCCGAAAACATCTGCTCTTTGCATATCTTTCGCAACTTCCGCCATTGATTCTCGGCCGGAAGCCACGCCATGGACAGCTTGTGGTGATCCAGCGCGTGTGCTGCCCCTGAGTGGTTCCGGCCGGAGAAAACTTGATCGTGCTTCTGCAGAAATATTTCAGCGATTCCAGGAGAGGATACAACCACGGTTGTTAAGCTTCCAAGTTTCAGATGAATCAAGGGGCCGTATACTTGGGAGAGTTTGGCGAGAGATTGGTGGGGTTTTTCGCCGAGTTCGAGAATGTTTCCGATTACGGGATATGGTTTTGGTCCCGGAGGGAGCTTGCATGGTTTTCTGGGTTTGAGAATTTGAAGAATCCAAGCACAGACGGCGAAAGAGAAAGAGAGGAACGGGATACTATATAATAATATCAAATCCATTTTTCTTCTCAGATGGAAGAAAATTTAGAATAAATAGGTCATGTGTACATATAAATTGTGACAAAAAtttagaataaaatattttacgaGTCTGGTCTCGcaattgatttatattttttcGTTCGCTCACTCTAATTAGAAAAAATATAATGGCAATTTCGAGTCGATGAttaaaaagaaataataataataataatagtaataataataataattgtttcATGGTCTAGCTAATTAGGTTATATCTGTTTGGTACAGAGTAGTACCCATATCAAATTTGTGTTCGGTTAGATCAAAACAACTGGCCAAACTAACTTGGTTGATGTTCTCCAAACGCTAAGGGCGTGATCGATAACTTtgggttagtctatgctacatCGGGAGTGTTTCTCccattattttaatttcattaGATTAGGTGGGacctaatttatatttatataaaaattgacATGTGTGTTGATGATCCAATTATTTACATTTGACCACATTATAGAGGAGAAGTACTCCTAGTGTACGTAACATAGAATAATCCGATAGCTCTATCATTAGAATAATTtggttaattttttattattttatatttaactttaattaaataagttggttattatgtatttatgtacaattcattattatttaaatatattttgagaAAATATATCCGATCacgtatttattttttaaaaaaagtaataaAACTGAGATCAAGTTAAAGAACTTATTGATATAATTAATTgtactttcttttcttttcttttattttcttttctattctttttaaaataatataattgtactttttttaatatataaatatagggtAATTTTTtgtcattaaaaaaaaagttcatTCAATTCCTACCATTTATTTTGCATTTTCAATCATAATATTGGAATCAAATTGGTATTATCCGATCATTTCATGATTTTCAATTCCTTATGATAAAAATTATAGCTAGACATGGTGAAACGACCCGAATCTACATGACTTGACCCTAAAACACATCGACCCGATCCGGGATGACCCCTGACCTAGCCCCTGCCTGCTGCCCCCCAAGAGCTGCCCGAAACCCTAACCATCTTCCCTAAGCTCAACTCGCGCGCAGCCCTGAGTAGTTGCAGCAAATCCGTTCGTGACGTCTGCTCCGGCCACCTTTGGCTGTGAAACCACCACCCATACTTAGTGATATGAATCTTTAATAACATGAAAAGCAAACGCGATTATAAacaaatcgtaccctcaattcaataacaaaaagattcAATAATGTAATTGTCCCaattttttgaacaagtaagtttcgGATATCCATCTCTAGTTTACAACGAAaatagcaacagataatcacaaGAAAAAAACAATCAACAATTCAAttggaccttcaaaggaacctgtctttgacaacccaagtgaaaaatcaattgacaaacgccacaaaattttatgaaactttataagtttgatttgataaaaacaaagcaaaTTAAGCTTTggcaaaattctagagagaattttaagaattgatgaaaaatcaataaactGAATAATTCTTGTATATTGTATCAATAATGATTGtctatgttgtatttataatacaactacaaaataataagatAACGCGGAATAATGCaaatatatcaaaagatatcatctaaatTACCATAACACCCTtcaaaatgatcttcaagcattTCAACTTGATTtccatgaattccaaacccttcaactctcgattgtaaatcttggaacaatatgaatcttcgtaCGCCttttagattcatatcagactccccttattcaaaaagatttgtcctcaaatcttgccccttacctacaaaaacaagaaagaatTAGAAACCTTAAAATTATTTTCCACATGCACTAGTGTACCTTGCACACTTATAACTATATCAAAACTCACGAAATTTCTCATGCACAAATGAAACACCTCAACATCATTAGCATggaaaaacatgattaatattCCATTAAGCATTACAAAAAAAAGTTTATCtccttcttagacctagttaGCACCAACACGAAGTTCATAGTTAAGTACAGCCATTGCTTTCtacgaaaaaaaaaacaattcacATACAATATGCCACTTGCAACTCCACTCAACAATTTTTTCATGTGTAACCATAACAAATATTCACCATCCATGAGATTCAATAATTTGTATTTCTTATAATAACACAACAAATTTATATCACATGTTCCATTAACAAGTATTTCTCTCAACGATGAACATGGAATAAAAAGTTTGTCCTCTTCAAACAAATACCAATTACTCGCACAAAATGGATCACGAATAccatgcaaacaaacacaaacaTATCCTTAAAATCACTATCAAATGCATATAACTCATTAACATTCTCAATCCATAAAAACCTTGTAACCGCAAGAGAAAAAAAAACTCACAATTTTGTGATAATGTAGTAACTACCACATTTTCCTTACCTCGTTGGTACTTGATCAACTCTTCACCAAcaactctaaaaattgagagcttacaccaaaatcaacaagttcttttgtacgaaaTACATTCAACTTTCTAACATGCTCATGACTCAAAAACTTCATATCCAACATTATTAACTCAAATCTATaatgttcaacatgctcattcaaaaTTTTGCTATATACTATGACATAATCAAAGTTTACCACAACAAATATATCTCTAGATGCATGCAAAACATCATCCATCAATTCCATGAAAGTATTACGCACATTAGTTAACTCAAAAAAAATCACTAGCCACTCAAGCAAATATGACTTTCCACATATACTATTCATGCAACACTCGCACATATCAACATAAACCAAACCACTCAATCTCATAACATACCATGATTCAAACACCTCGATATCAAGACTCACAACACACTCCATAGATGACACATTCAAAATTCTCCCATCAAAGTATTTAAATCCAAACAATTGAGAATTGAGGTCATACCTTTGAATATTGGTATTAAATTTGTACCTTTGAATTAAATCTACTTCATACCTCACAAAAGGAACAACCTTCAAACCTCGAACCTCACCTTGACATGGATCCAACATGTTAAGCCTTTTAGTGTTGTATCTCCTTTTTTTCTTCATCAATACATCTCCAAAATCATGCAAAGAAAAACAAATGatgctcgggattgaaccggctaaatcatgacaatgagataaaacctccTTGTACAACAGtactttagggattttattcatTTGCACAAAATCTTCAACCTCACTATTTTGGaacataatattttctttttttattggtctatttcctctcttttctttcctctttttttttctcaaatgtCATCTCACTCTTTTGCACTCTCTTTCTTTCGGCCTCTAAATTTTCTCTTtccttttctctttttttttctttttccatggctatctcacttttttcttcacttttttttcAGTCATATCACTCAATTTTTCAAATTCCAAATGATCCTCAAGAAATTCTTTTGGACTCAATTGAATAGCAAAATTACACGACTCATCCAACAACAAATTACTAGTCCCACTATGAACATCAATAGGAATCTCATCTACCACAAGAATATTATCAACAACATGCACAATAGAAGAATCTTCATCAAGAAATGATTCACCCTCCACCGCACATATTTCAACACTCACATCATCAGTAGTTGAACTCCTCAAGAAAACATTTTCTCTTTACATATTTTTTGTAACTTCCGCCACTAATTCTCGATCGGAAGCCACACCATAGACAGCTTGTGGTGATCTAGCGTGTGTGCTATGCCTTGGTCCATCCTGCCGGAGAAAACTTGATCGTGCTTTTGCAGAAAAATTTTGGCTGTTTCAGGGGAGGAAGCAACTACGGTTGTTAAGCTTCCCAGTTTCAGATGAATCAAGGGGCCATAGATTTGGGAGAGTTTTGCAAGAGATTGGTGAGTTTTTTCGCCGAGTTCAAGAATGTTTCCGATGATGGGATATGGTTTGGGTCCCAGAGGGAGCTTGCATGGTACTTTTTTGGATTTGAGAATTTGAAGAATCCAAGCCCAGAGGGCGAAAGAGAGGAAGAGGATACTATAGAATAtcaaatacatttttttttctcatatgGAATTTGGGAGAATCATGCTACTTCATGCCATTTATATACCGAGACAGTGAATTCTAAGTTCTAATGttgtttcttttttcttttctttttttataaataaattatacggTGTGATTGATTATATTATACTTAAATATTTGTGAGAAGTTCTAGTGCGTTAAAACTGCTAACCTTGCGCTACTTGATCTAGTTGGTTAGGTGGATCGTAAAATAGAAACATCGATCAGATCTTAACCGATATTATTATTGTCTTTGAAGGGCCACCAGTAAGGAACGCTAGTCCCTGAAATCATGGGCTTAACAATCCGACCCATTTGCGCTGCCACAAGTATGGAAAAATAAAGTTACGTCTTGAATAATAAACTATAGTTTTTGACTTAATGATAAGCATTTGATCCTAAcattgataacaaaaaaccaaTTCTACACACCCAAGACCGCATAGGATGGGGAAATATGAGTGTCTATGTTTATGTAAACAAGTTTCATGAAGTGacaacattaaaaataatattatgtaGGCATTTTTAAAGGAAAATGTTATATGTAGAACTAGGGTTATAAATtgcatttaaaattataaatttattcaaacatttaatttggaaaaaaaatttcaaaaatgcatTTAGAAtagttttgtaattttaaatgtaCTTTGCAACCCAATGTGTAAGTCTCATTATACATATAACACGATATTTTTCGAAATGACATTGAAATATTCCAACCTTCTCAAAGAAAGGGACGATATCCGTTTAGGAAAGTTTTTGCCTTATTATCCAATATTTGATAGTGAAATATTCTAACATGGTCAAAAGTTAATGAGATATTATATATCATTGGAGTAGTGTACTAAGACCGCATCAAATGgtgaatatttatcaatccacGTAAGGTTTACAATTTTTTCAATGGACCGGCCTGCCTatacagaaaaatttcttgaacaataaaatttttaaaaacaatcaATTTTTCAAAGTTTTCATATGTAAATccttttataattatatttcttaaaataaaaaagcGAGATAAAAAAACCTTTCACGATTATTGTAGTGAAAAGTAGACCCCGATCGATAGAAGGCCGAATGgttaaatatcaaatttttattcatttatatttatggagaaagataaaattttgaataaaacaataattatattaaatttcTCTTGTTATAATTAcaaagttattttatttatttataatattttctaTTATCCATTGTAGccaaaaaaattaatcttgaaaaacatacaacactacaagaaaattagctgtttagccacggtttttgaaAAACCGTGACTAACTAACTACGATTTGAAAACCCGTGGATAAATTTAACTacgattttcaaaaaattgtgGTTAACTAGCCATGATTTAAAACCGTGGCTAGTTTTAGTCATGGTTTTAAAAAAACGTTGCTAGTTTTACCCACTGTCTTTAAAAAATTGTAGCTAACTAACCACGGTTTTCAAACACtggttaattaaatttaatcacagtgcccaccaatgatgtgacactcaCATATTGGATACGAGAAATTGTACATTTGAGTGTCTACATATCGTGCCCATCGTTGAGGTGACACTCTACTATTGAATGTACAATTCATCGTATCCAATATGTGAGTGTACGTCACCTCATTAGTGGACACGGTGGGTGGGTAGAGTATCAAAATTAATATCACGCAAGCATTTTCAGAAAAAATAAATGGCATTGAAATATTTCAGTGTTCTCTACGAAAGAGACATATATGATATATCCGCATAGGAAAGTTTTTGTCATGTTTTTTTCCCCTTATCAGACCCTATTTTATTATAAGTTAATGAAATATTATCTTCAGAGTATGTTCTAAGGCTGCGTTTACTTAGCTTGATTAGAGTTAGATTGATTAATTATCATAATCTATCAAGTGTTTACTAGCTAAAAATTTTACCAATCGTAATAAATACATGAGCCCGTTAAAATATTATTAGGGAATGATTTTTAATCCCTTTTAATTGGTGTGATTGTTTGTCCAACCATCTAATTTAACTCATGCTACCATAATTACCCTTTTCACCTATCATTTATAAAAGCATATTTATAATTTACATTAACATTTAGctacattaaaatatttatatttataattcttGAAGTATGAAAAGAAATATtcacatgaattttttttataaaaattagaagaaaataaaacaataacacaattaaatataaaagttttaaataattattactaaCTAAAAATGTATGATCTTATATTTGCGAtaatgtatattatatatataataaacattaagcactttaaaaaaaattatatatgtatttattaattttgaattaatattatttaaaaaaaattaaggaacattatcaaatattttaatcataaattatttgacaaaattaaatatatataatataaacat
Proteins encoded:
- the LOC140883799 gene encoding cytochrome P450 76T24-like, producing the protein MDLILLYSIPFLSFSFAVCAWILQILKPRKPCKLPPGPKPYPVIGNILELGEKPHQSLAKLSQVYGPLIHLKLGSLTTVVVSSPGIAEIFLQKHDQVFSGRNHSGAAHALDHHKLSMAWLPAENQWRKLRKICKEQMFSAPSLDSSQGLRRDRLQKLCEYVHGCCVDGKAVDIGRASFTTSLNLMSATLFSEEFAAFDSGSCEELREVVCGIMEYLGKPNLADYFPVLRSLDPQGILRKNTVYFRRCFHIFEEIIGKRLEMRAGTRLKNDMLDSLLDINQRNDSELSILDIKHLLLDLFVAGTDTTSSTVEWAMSELLRHPHKMLLVKNELREVIGKNHEQVTESDISRLSYLRAVVKETFRLHPAGPLLVPHKSAGEDTEINGYTIPRNAQILINAWAIGRDSSTWLDPESFIPERFLETETDFKGQHFELVPFGAGRRICPGLPLANRMVHMMVATLIHNFDWKLDGGLNPQQLDMNESFGLTLKKTIPLMAVPMELHTF